The Pseudorasbora parva isolate DD20220531a chromosome 25, ASM2467924v1, whole genome shotgun sequence genome segment taatgttttcACATATTTGACCAGtactgttttgtgtgtgtgtgtgtgtgtgtgtgtgtgtgtgtgtgtgtgtgtgtgtgtgtgtgtgtgtgtgtgtgtgtgtgtgtgatgaaatAGCAggaaacaaatgtgtataatgacatgggtatgacatgaAATATGAGagagtgaaatatgaggacattacccatacaggatgagttttttgtttcctgtgatgggtaggtttaggggcaggggtagtgtaaggggatggaaaatacagtttgtacggtataaaaaccattacgcctatggaatgtccccacatttcacaaaaacaaatgtgtgtaagCCAAGGCcacacatattttatatatttttatatttgtagttttgtagttttatttttaattacatttaaaaataatttgagccccttctatatttatttttatatataaatacattctattctttattttatatgtaaaataaaacgaataaataaaacactaaagacatccgctccttcatttctttctcaatgTGTATCCATGTGTACATTATTTGCCTTTACAGATGGTGACAGATCAAGAAAGTGGACAGAGTGATTCTTCCATGGATCTGACGGACGATCTGGAAGAGGACTTGTGTAAAGTATGGGACATGGCTATGGATAAGGTAAACTGAAATGCACTGCATTCAACACCCTTCTCCACGGCCGTCATCATCTGTATACACATTGCATGCTTTTTTCTCTCCAGGACGTGGCTGTCTTTCTTCAAGAGTTCAAGGCTCCAGACATTTTGCTGGGTGTGATCGCAAAGTCATGCAGTCCGCGGCTCACTGTAAGTCATTTCGCAACCGTAACTTCCCTACATGTTGAATTATATGTCGTATTTCCCTTGTTGCTTGCGTATGAATTTATACATTTGTTACGTTACAGGAAATCTGTGTGGGCATTCTGGGTAATATGAGCTGTTTCCATGACACCTGTGTCTCTCTCAGCCAGAACTCTGACTTGGGGTGAGACGTACACACACAGAGCATCTTTCTCTTCAGattaatctgactacttttatAAATACAGTCCTACTAATTCTGTTATATTAAACTGAGATGTTATCTGTATATCACAGCGCTGTGTTACTTCTGCTCCTCGGAGACAATGACCCACCTACGCTCTTGGAAACTTGCAGGTCAGTTCTGATAAAGCCCTGTTACAAAACTGTTTCTCAGCATATGACACATTTGACTTTCTCTGAATGCTGGTGTGTGACTGTGGCTTTTTTCAGGCTCCTGCTAACATGCTTGTCCCAGCCTGATGTCGCCCCTCTGTGGCTGGAGAGGATACGGCAGCAGCCTGCAGTGTGCAGCAGTCTGAGTTTCATCATGAGCAGCTCCACCAATGGTCAGTGATGTTTAAAGATGTTGCTAATGCTACTTTCAGTGAATAGGACAAAAAGTGCCTGAAActcttaaaattaaataatcaggGAAAcgtattcatatttattttcttgcgtgttttgtttttagcaaaaaaacataaaacattttttttacccgACTggagtgtcacatgatccttaaaaaattatttggtgctttttagcaatacatattaaataaacaagtaaaaaatattatcaactttttttattattataattttctttaaacattgttgtttattttattagtagtgaacatttaaaataacataaataattatcatgaatttttttattcgtttttttaataacttttttattttagttaaatttgtgaaattatataatttttttatgtgaactTTTTCACTTGCTAGTTTGGGACAAAATGTTGGCTTGTTATTActgataaatgtatattttctaTAAATTAAAGGGAAATCATTTTTTGATTTGTTTTCTTACTGTAACTTATTATAgccaaataatatattttgatgatttttaacattttcatatttaatatataaaataatatataataaggTTAATGTTggaatgttttaataataactttatattttaaatttaacattaaaaatgtattcaattaatttaattgagtttatatcaaatttaaaatacagatatctgatgtttatttttattattatttgtagtattattatctttttCATATTTATCTACTTTCAGtctattgtttttttgtggtcactggtagcaatacacattaaataaacattcaaaattattattaactttattacatttaaaaatatatatatatattgtttttacaaatcaacattaaataaacatttaaattgtattaaagtTGATGTTTTTAGTAATGATTTAATAtgttatattacatttaataatttatgttAAATGTGAAGGTTACCAAAATACAGATATTTGATGTGTTTGAAAACCTTTAATGCTAGTTGAATGAAATATTAGATAATAGTTTATCAAAAATAGGGTTTAAGTATTGTGACACCAAAGTACCAAAGtccaaatctctctctctctctctctctctctctctctctctctctctctctctctctctctctctctctctctctctctctctctctctctctctctctctctctctctctctctctctctctctctctctctctctctctctctctgcagtgGATTTGCTGGTTAAGGTTGGGGAGCTGGTGGATAAGCTCTTTGATGAGGATGAGGAGATAATGAAGAGTTGGGTGTCAGCCCCACCCAGCGAGAGTGACCCACACAAGGACAAACAGCAGGATATCGCGTCCTCTCTGCTTGAGGCGGCCACGCAGCTTAGGTGAGACATTAATTAAGGTGATGAGACCTTCTGCTGTCCGAGGTGTTTACCAGCCCGTCTGCTGCCAGATTAAGAGATGATGTTCTACCTTGGTTCGCATCAGTATTCATTTTGAAATATGAATTTAGggtttttcaaatgtttgtgTTGTAGGTCAGAGAGTCCAGAGGCTCTTGAAGTGTATCTTCATTCTCTCCAGCTTCTGACTACAGTAGAAGAGGGCATGCAGGCTCTGGGTGAGACcctcacacaaactgaccctCACTGTTCCCTGAAAAtattcatttgtattttttagggTCAATAACATAATCATACAGatgtttgtgtatttattttagaTAAACTTAGATGTTTCTTCACTGATAGCCCTTAAAGGATTAGCTCACTTCAAATGAAATGAGGATTTTTCTTCACATcatggacttcaatggcaaccaacgggttgaaggtccaaatcgatgcagtttcaaaggaagggcttcagaggctctgcacgatcccagctgaggaatagggtcttatctagacaaaccatctgtcatttaaagaaaaaagatgttaaaacaaatgtgcaaaaataaaagtaaaacaacGATGTCGGACCATTTTGAGTTGGATGAAGAATTTTGAGAAGAACATGAAATGGAGCTTTTCGGCACTGGGTTGGTACTTCCACCATGGCCTTTCAGACATCATGTGTCGTGAAGAAGCACAACACAGAAGGCGcgcatttgaggttaaaaagtatataaatttactagggccgggactttaacgtgataattaagattaattaattacgggactttaacgcattaattaattaagcaaaaaaaaaaaaaaaacaattttaacCACACCGCGGagcgtttttcaatgaatgagtttcgacggaccgattaaaCTGAAACACCaacacattgtgtatagagtcggtgggcggggccataatgatgacggccgagttgcgtttgcgtgcttctagtaaacacagaaactggtgaacggcggcggtctttcgaatcagctttgaccgcgactctggaagacttggagttaagcttttctctgagaaaagaacaaagaacggcactgaagtcattcttaaaaagggaagatgtgttcggagttgccgaccggatacggcgaatgtttaatctgtcagcgtgctctgcttcaccttcgttgctctggttggtgtagcgctatcctatcgcgtgcagagggagtttgaaagacaaccgtttatcccgcccctcggattgagccctgtctatggtgagtttccagaccaaacatcttgatgtgggtctggcttgtcaggctattgaTTTAGACCTTCAACCCGTTGATTGCCATTTAAatccattatgtggagaaaaatcctggaatgttttcctcaaaaacctttttctttttgactgaagaaagaaagacatgaacatcttggatgagatttgtttaataaaaaaatacagtaaaaacagtactgtttgaaattattttaaataactgctttctattttaatatcttttaaaatgtaacctAAGATCCTAAGATGGTAAAGCAGAAttttcattactccagtcttcagtgtcacatgatcctttagaaatcattctaatatgctgattttggtCTATGGTTATGATTCTCACTTTGGATGCATAAGGTCCCGgcttcaaatcccggacgagcccttcaataaatattatgacCCCAGATATTGTCTAGGGCAAAGTTTTCAACTCTGGCTCTCAAAGTCCACTTTCCTGCAGGCAGAGTTTTGATCCGACCTTAATCAAAGGTCATTTGGATTACTAGGCTGTGTACGAAAGtttaaatttctttaaaataattttttttttatatatatatataatgtaataacatttgtaaaaatgtttacttttCTATTTAAAGAGCTCACTATTATTTGACTGTCCATGTAAAAGGCGTCTGAAATATGTGGCAATGTTTTCAGATATGTCCTTTGTCTACAGTCTCAGACGGAGCGTGTGGTCGTGCGGTGTGGACATTTGTCTGTAAGATCGTATGTGAGGATTTCTGTCAAGCGGACGACCCTCCTCTCATCCTGCAGGAGCAGAAAGCTCTCCTGGCCCCGGCGCTCGCCCTGCTGTCTGCGCTACACTCCAGTCTGCAAATGGACATAAGTACGAAACACACACTGACTAAATAAGATATCGCACTCAAATTTACGCGAAGCATTATTGTTTAAGGTTTGCTCTTATATCGCTATTTTGGGTTCAATGTATGTTTATTCATTGCaggtgcagaattattaggaagTCTTATTCGCATTCTGCAGTTCAACGCTGAATACCATCAGAGCCGGACAGATGGAGACTCTGAATCAGAAGAGAGACAGAGCGAAGAGGAGAAACAAGCAGAAGATGTACAGCTCAAAGCTTTAGTTGAAACCACAGCCGAGTTCCTCTCAGTCAGCCTTATGGAACTGACTAAGGTGAAATCGCCAGCTATCCAGTTTACAAAATATTACTAAATTATTAAAGTATGATATAATCTTATCATATACtatatcatataataaaaatataaaataaattatattacattatatttataataaaatataaagtaaattaattaggatataatttatctattacattatattataaaaatgtggtgaaaatattaataaatgattaaatcctattatattattttatgtataaatttcattctaaaatattatattattatattacaccgatcaggcataacatggCCCGGAACCATCAACGCATGGACTCCAccgacccctgaaggtgtgctgtggtatctggcaacaAGAtgctagcagcagatcctttaagtcctgtaagttgcaagttggggcctccatggatcggacttgtttgttcaacacatcccacagatggTCGATTGGATTGACATCTGcagaatttggaggccaattcaacacctcaaactcgttgtgctccttaaaccattcctgaaccattctTGCTTTgcgtcaggagcattatcctgctgaaagagccacagccaccagggaataccgtttccatgaaagggtgaacatggtctgcaacaatgcttagttaggtggtacgtgtcaaagtaacatccacatggatggcaggacccaaggtttcccagcagaacattgcccaaagcatcacactttCCCCGCTGGCTTGCCGCCTTTCCCATATTGCattctggtgccatgtgttccccaggtaagcacgcacccggccatccacgtgatgtaaaagaaaacgtgattcatcggaccaggccaccttcttccattgctccgtggtccagttctgatgctcacgtgtcactgttggtgcttttgtcggtggacaggggtcagcatgggcatccTGACTgatctgcagctatgcagccccatacacaacaaactgtgatgctctgtgtattctgacacgtttctatcagaaccagcattaacttcttgagtaatttgagctccagtagcttgtCTCTTTGGACACCCCACAAGAGTTACAGTTTTGTAGATGTGCTGACCTAGTTGTCCTCACAATTTGGCAAACTAACCCAaataacaggagccgtgattcACTTCACccgtcagtggtcataatgttatgcctgattgatgTATATCGTaaagtacattaaaaaaaatttttttaagtgaattATTAAATTCTAATGTagcattatacattatattattcattattataaaAGTGTAAAGTACAttctaatattatattatttaaataagaaaatataaaaataaaaatccctTTATTTTTCAGGATCTGTTATCGTTGGTAGTCAAGGAAGGGCATCTGACAGAGAGAAGCTGTGTGTCTGCTGTTGGCAGCCTTGTACCTCAACATATAACAGCTGTACGTTCTTTTTCTTGTTTGTCCTTTTCACTTCTCCCTAAAGGCTCTGATTAATCACCGCTCTTCTCATCCTTTCTCATTCTACAGGTCCAGCACCTAGTTGGCTTGTTGTCAGAGGTGGAACCAAAACTTGCAGACATTATAAAAAAGGACTTTTCCATTTCATCCAATGTGTCAAGCTGAACTCAGCTGGACAAATCCAAAGCGTTCTTTAGCTCCAAGTTCTCAGACCCAAAAGACTGCAGATGAGTTTCTTATCTCCTTGTGAACTGACTCATCCCTGGTTTAGATACAAAAAAATAGCTTTCATAGTAAACGCTATACCTTTAAAATGTTTAGATTGTGCATATTAATTTTTTGCTTGTATACACAGACTTCGTTATTTAGTAAACATAACCTGTTTTTTAGACTGCTGTTTTTTACTTCTCCTAAagtaatgatttttattttattcttcccCCCCCCCTCCACGTGCACAAATTATgtacattatttaattatttattcacACTAAAAGATTTCACACATTACCAAAAGGTCACTCAAAAAATAACTTCCAGCACACAATTTCGAACATGACGGTTTTTTTTACTGTTGACTGATGCTCGCTCCTCAAAAACCCCATCAGGTGCCCCCTCAAACGTGCGCACCACGTTCCGTGTTGCGATCGCCTCCCTCATTTGCTTTCCAAATTGCCTGCGCCATCAGAACGGGGAGAAAGGGACTACTGCGCACTTCCCGCGTGTGTGACGCCAGCAGGAATATAGCAGCTCTTTAATTAAGA includes the following:
- the saal1 gene encoding protein saal1 isoform X2 → MEPSDRCSQEDGDSCGSSTAGSPELDRNPSPPPEEDETEAGEEADAIGETVYSKHWLFSTLTRLIQMVTDQESGQSDSSMDLTDDLEEDLCKVWDMAMDKDVAVFLQEFKAPDILLGVIAKSCSPRLTEICVGILGNMSCFHDTCVSLSQNSDLGAVLLLLLGDNDPPTLLETCRLLLTCLSQPDVAPLWLERIRQQPAVCSSLSFIMSSSTNVDLLVKVGELVDKLFDEDEEIMKSWVSAPPSESDPHKDKQQDIASSLLEAATQLRSESPEALEVYLHSLQLLTTVEEGMQALVSDGACGRAVWTFVCKIVCEDFCQADDPPLILQEQKALLAPALALLSALHSSLQMDISAELLGSLIRILQFNAEYHQSRTDGDSESEERQSEEEKQAEDVQLKALVETTAEFLSVSLMELTKA
- the saal1 gene encoding protein saal1 isoform X1 yields the protein MEPSDRCSQEDGDSCGSSTAGSPELDRNPSPPPEEDETEAGEEADAIGETVYSKHWLFSTLTRLIQMVTDQESGQSDSSMDLTDDLEEDLCKVWDMAMDKDVAVFLQEFKAPDILLGVIAKSCSPRLTEICVGILGNMSCFHDTCVSLSQNSDLGAVLLLLLGDNDPPTLLETCRLLLTCLSQPDVAPLWLERIRQQPAVCSSLSFIMSSSTNVDLLVKVGELVDKLFDEDEEIMKSWVSAPPSESDPHKDKQQDIASSLLEAATQLRSESPEALEVYLHSLQLLTTVEEGMQALVSDGACGRAVWTFVCKIVCEDFCQADDPPLILQEQKALLAPALALLSALHSSLQMDISAELLGSLIRILQFNAEYHQSRTDGDSESEERQSEEEKQAEDVQLKALVETTAEFLSVSLMELTKDLLSLVVKEGHLTERSCVSAVGSLVPQHITAVQHLVGLLSEVEPKLADIIKKDFSISSNVSS